GTGCGTGTTCGTCTGCCCCGACAAGGTCAGCCAGGACAAGCGCGACGTGCTCAAGGCCTACGGCGCGGAGGTCGTCGTCTGCCCGACCGCCGTCGCCCCCGACCACCCCGACTCCTACTACTCGGTCTCCGACCGGCTCGTGAAGGAGATCGAGGGAGCCTGGAAGCCCAACCAGTACGCCAACCCCGAGGGCCCCAACTCGCACTACGCCACGACCGGGCCGGAGATCTGGGAGGACACCGACGGCAGGGTCACGCACTTCGTGGCCGGCGTGGGCACCGGCGGCACCATCACCGGCACCGGCCGTTACCTGCGCGAGGTGTCCGCCGACCGCGAGGGTGGGCGCGTGCAGATCATCGGCGCCGACCCCGAGGGCTCGGTCTACTCCGGTGGCTCCGGTCGTCCCTACCTCGTCGAGGGCGTCGGTGAGGACTTCTGGCCGAGCGCCTACGACCCGAAGGTCGTCGACCAGGTGATCGCCGTCAGCGACGCCGACTCGTTCGGCATGACCCGCCGGCTCGCCCGCGAGGAGGGCCTGCTCGTCGGCGGATCCTGCGGCATGGCCGTCGTGGCGGCCCTGCGCGCGGCCAAGGACCTGCCCGCCGACGCGGTCGTCGTCGTCCTGCTGCCCGACTCGGGTCGCGGCTACATGTCGAAGATCTTCAACGACGAGTGGATGAGCTCCTACGGCTTCATGAAGGCGGCGGGCGAGGCCACCGTCGGCGAGGTGCTGCACAAGAAGGCCGGCGACCTCCCGGCGCTGGTGCACACGCACCCCACCGAGACGGTGCGCGACGCCATCGAGATCCTCCACGAGTACGGCGTCTCGCAGATGCCGGTCGTCAAGGCCGAGCCGCCCGTCATGGCCGGCGAGGTGGCCGGTGCGGTCAGCGAACGCTCGCTGCTGGAGAAGCTCTTCGCCGGCAAGGCGCACCTGACCGACTCGGTCGAGCAGCACATGGAGCCGTCGCTGCCGCTGGTCGGAGCCGGCCAGCCGATCGCCGACGCCCGCCACGAGCTCGAGACCGCCGACGCGATCATGGTGGTCGAGGACGGCAAGCCCGTGGGTGTGCTCACCCGGGCCGACCTGCTGGCGTCGCTCGTCGACTGATCGCGCTGCGCGACGACGCGTCTCAGTTTCAGCGGAGGCGCCGGGCCATCTCCGGGCTCGGCGCCTCCGCCGTTTCCGGGTGGAAGATCCCGGCGAGGGCCTCGACGCCGTCGACCAGCCGGGGCCCGGGGCGCGCGAACGACGCGTTCGCGTCCACGGCCCAGACCGGTATGCCGTGGGGCAGGTGTCCGTCGTCGATCGCCCTCTGCGCCAACGCCGTTGCGCCGTCGA
The genomic region above belongs to Knoellia sp. p5-6-4 and contains:
- a CDS encoding cystathionine beta-synthase, translated to MKYAEHIADLVGNTPLVKLNNVTRDAGVACTVLAKVEYMNPGGSVKDRIALRMVEAAEASGELKPGGTIVEPTSGNTGVGLALVAQRKGYSCVFVCPDKVSQDKRDVLKAYGAEVVVCPTAVAPDHPDSYYSVSDRLVKEIEGAWKPNQYANPEGPNSHYATTGPEIWEDTDGRVTHFVAGVGTGGTITGTGRYLREVSADREGGRVQIIGADPEGSVYSGGSGRPYLVEGVGEDFWPSAYDPKVVDQVIAVSDADSFGMTRRLAREEGLLVGGSCGMAVVAALRAAKDLPADAVVVVLLPDSGRGYMSKIFNDEWMSSYGFMKAAGEATVGEVLHKKAGDLPALVHTHPTETVRDAIEILHEYGVSQMPVVKAEPPVMAGEVAGAVSERSLLEKLFAGKAHLTDSVEQHMEPSLPLVGAGQPIADARHELETADAIMVVEDGKPVGVLTRADLLASLVD